GCAACTTGACCACCCCGGCTTCGCTGGGCATGCTTGGCGCCGATTAGGGCGCGGCCAAGGTTTGAAACGCTGCTTTTTTACGTAATTGGCGTTGAACGTGCCCTGTTGGTGCTGCTGCGTGGCTGCACCTCGAGTTGTTTTGGCGAGGCCTGAAATGCATCAGGCGTCCCATAAAAAAACAGGATCATTTGAAAAATGGCCACATACGAAATCCTGATTGCCGATGACCACCCTCTTTTTCGTAGCGCCCTGCATCAAGCGTTGACCCTGGGTCTGGGCCCGGATGTCCGTCTGGTGGAAGTGGCGAGCATTGCCGAGCTGGAAACCCGCCTGGACGAAAAGGCCGACTGGGATCTGGTATTGCTGGACCTGAACATGCCGGGGGCATACGGTTTTTCCGGGTTGGTGCTGTTGCGTGGGCAGTACCCGCAGATTCCGGTGGTGATGGTGTCGGCTCAGGAAGAAGCGTCGATCATGGTGAAATCCCGTGAATTCGGCGCCAGCGGTTTCATTCCCAAGTCCAGTGATTTGAGCGTCATTCAGAAAGCCGTACGCGCGGTGCTCGATGGCGACGTTTTCTGGCCGCCCCAGGCCTTCGAAGCGGTCAGCGTTTCCGCCGAAGCCAAAGCTGCCAGCGAAGGCCTTGCCAGCCTGACACCTCAGCAGTTCCGTGTGTTGACCATGGTCTGTGAAGGTTTGCTGAACAAGCAGATTGCTTACGAGTTGAGTGTTTCCGAAGCGACGATCAAGGCCCACGTCACGGCCATTTTCCGCAAGCTGAATGTGCGGACCCGGACTCAGGCAGCGCTGCTCTTGCAACAACTTGAGTCAATTTCGAGCCACTAAGTGCTACATGTTCACGCTTTTTTGACTTTGCTTGATCTAGCTTTCCCACTCCTTTTTTGTCAGTTGCCCACTTTATGTCACCTTTCAAAGGCCAGACCGGCCTCAAACGCATCCTCAACGCCTCCGGCTACTCACTGGATGGCCTGCGCGCGGCTTTCACCGGTGAAGCGGCTTTCCGGCAACTGGTGCTGCTTAACGTCATCCTGATACCGCTGTCGTTTTTCCTGAGCGTCAGCCGCGTCGAGCAGGCGCTGCTGATTGCAGTCTGCCTGTTGGCCTTGATCGTCGAGTTGCTCAATTCGGCGGTGGAAGCGGCCATCGACCGCATTTCCCTTGAGTTGCATCCACTGTCCAAGAACGCCAAGGACATGGGCAGCGCTGCTCAATTCGTGGCGTTGAGCATGATCGCGCTGGTGTGGGCAGTGATCCTGCTTTAAGCGATGGTGGGCAGGACGATCTCGTCGCTGCGCTGAACCCCGGCGGTGAACGCGCGGCACAGTTCGAGGAATTCGCGCATCGCCGATGTCTGATATTTCTGTTTGTGCCAGATGAAATAGAACTGCCGCGCCAAGTCCAGATCCGGTGTTTCTACCGGCACCAGGCTGCCGCGGCGGAACGCATCGCGCAGCGCCAGGCGCGAAATGCAGCCAATCCCCAAGCCTGATTCCACCGCGCGCTTGATCGCTTCGGTGTGTTCCAGCTCCAGGCGAATGTTCAGCGCGCTGCGATGGTGTCGCATGGCCTGGTCGAACGTCAGCCGTGTGCCCGAACCTTGTTCGCGGAGAATCCACGCCTCATGACTCAGCTCCTCCATGGTCGCGATGCCACGTTTGGCTAGCGGATGCTGAGGCGCACAGAACACCACCAGCTCATCTTCGACCCAACTCTGCACTTCGATGTCCGGATGGCTGCAGTCGCCTTCGATTAGACCCAGATCAATTTCATAATGCGCGACTTGTTGCACGATGTTGGCAGTGTTCTGCACGTGCAGCTTCACTTGGCTTTCCGGATGGCGCTGCATGAAGCTGCCGATCAGCAGGGTTGCCAGGTAATTGCCGATGGTCAGGGTCGCGCCGACCGCCAAAGAGCCGAAACCGGACTTGCCGTTGAGCAAGTCTTCGATCTCCTTGGCCTGATCGAGCAGGGCCACCGCCTGCGGCAACAGCTGTTTGCCGAGGGCGTTGAGGCTCAGCCGTTTGCCGGCGCGATCGAACAGCTGACAGCTGCACTGGCGCTCTAGCTCGGTGATTGAGGTGCTCGCCGCCGATTGTGAGAGGTTGAGCGTCAATGCAGCACGGGATACGCTTTCCTGCTGGGCGACGGCGACGAATACTTGAAGTTGACGGAGAGTAAATCGCATATCGATATAACCGATAACCCTTATCTTAATAATCCAGTTAACAGATATTGTCGCTGCCATTAGAATGCGCTGCAATTGCGCACATCATTGGCGCAGGCAAATCTCCAGGAGTCCCACGTACATGAGCAACATGAACCACGAGCGTGTCCTCAGTGTTCACCACTGGAACGACACTCTGTTCAGCTTCAAGTGCACCCGCGATCCGGGCCTGCGCTTCGAGAACGGTCAGTTCGTGATGATCGGCCTGCAACAGCCCAACGGCCGCCCGCTTATGCGTGCTTACTCGATTGCCAGCCCGAACTGGGAAGAGCATCTCGAGTTCTTCAGCATCAAGGTGCCTGATGGCCCGCTGACTTCCCAGCTGCAGCATCTGAAGGAAGGCGACGAGATCATCATCAGCAAGAAGCCTACCGGCACGTTGGTGCTGGATGACTTGAAGCCTGGCAAACATTTGTACCTGCTCAGCACCGGTACCGGTCTGGCGCCGTTCATGAGCGTCATCCAGGACCCGGAAACCTACGAGCGTTTCGAAAAAGTGATCCTGTGCCACGGCGTGCGTTACGTCAATGAAGTCGCTTACCGCGAGTTCATCACCGAGCACTTGCCGCAGAACGAGTTCTTCGGCGAGGCGCTGCGTGACAAGTTGATCTACTACCCGACCGTGACCCGCGAGCCGTTCGAGAACGAAGGCCGCCTGACCGACCTGATGCGCAGCGGCAAGCTGTTCAGCGACATCGGTTTGCCACCGATCAACCCGCAGGATGACCGCGCCATGCTGTGCGGCAGCCCGAGCATGCTCGACGAGACCAGCGAAGTGTTGAACAGCTTCGGCCTGAAAGTTTCGCCGCGGATGCGCGAGCCGGGTGATTACCTGATCGAGCGTGCGTTCGTCGAGAAGTAAGAAACCGCTGCACTGCTCTACCTGTGGGAGCGAGCCTGCTCGCGATAGCGGACTGTCAGTCAACGTCATTGTTGAATGTTACGCCGCCATCGCGAGCAGGCTCGCTCCCACATTGGTTTGGTGTAGACCATAAAAAGCCCGCGTAGCCTTAAGGCTGCGCGGGCTTTTTTATGCCGGATGAAATTTCCTACGTGTTGGAGACGGGAATGACTTCGAGGACGCGGATCAGGTCGGGCGTGGGGTAATGCCAGCGCACGTCCACATCCCAGAACTGCGCGCCGTATTCCCTTTCCGGTGCAGGAATCTGATACGCCGGGCGTGGGTCTTGTGCCAGGCATTGCTCGATCAACTCGACCAAGGGCTCATCTAGCCGCTGAGCGTGGTCGTGAGCCTGTTGCAGTGCTGAGTCTGTCCACTGCACGGGAATCAGCAGTGGCGGGGCGCTGGCGATGCTGTTGGACGCCGTGTCGATGATGTCCGCGTAAGGCACGTAAGGTTTGATGTCGAGAATCGGCGTGCCGTCGAGTAGGTCGATGCCGGAGATCCACAGCCGATTGGCTTCGACTTTGTCCAGTTTGACCACCGATTGACCGATGCCATTGGGTCGGTGCGTCGCCCGAGTGGCAAATACGCCCATGGATTTATTGCCACCCAGACGCGGAGGGCGGACTTTCAGGCGTGGCTTTTCTTCCAGGGCCTGATGGAACAGGAACAGCAGCCAGACATGGCTGACCTGCTCCAGTCCCTGCACCGCATCACCCTGATCGAACGGCGCCACCAGTTCCAGCACGCCTCGAGCGGCCGGGGCCAGTTGTGGCTGGCGCGGAATGGCGAACTTCTCCTTGAAACAGGAGCGCACGAAGCCGATGGGGGAAACGCTGTAGGTCATGGTTTGGGGTCGAGGCGGAGTTGAGGCGGGCATGATAACCCGAGCGGTCGCGAGATCGGTGGCGTCTGTTAGTCCGTCATCGCGGGCAAGCCACGCTCCCACAGGGTTCTCGAGCGAACACAAATTTTGTATACGACACAAGACCTGTGGGAGATCGGTGGCGTCTGTTAGTCCGTCATCGCGGGCAAGCCACGCTCCCACAGGGTTCTCGAGCGAACACTGATTTTGTATACGACATAAAACCTGTGGGAGCGTGGCTTGCCCGCGATGGCCGCACCACCAATCTCAGAGACTAAACCCACCATCCAAAGGAATAATATTCCCGGTCATATACGCCCCGGCCGTACTCGCCATACTGATCGCCAAGGCAGCCATCTCTTCCTCCCGCCCCCAACGCTTCATCGGAATCAACGCCGTATCGTCCGCCAACGCCTGCTCATCATTGCCAATATGCTGAGTCATCTTGCTCGGAAAACGCCCCGGCGCGATCACATTGACGTTGATGTGCTGGCTCACCAGTTCCCGCGCCAGAATTCGCGACAGTTGATGCAGGGCTGCCTTGCTCGGGCCGTACGCATAGGCCTGTTCGCCAAAGGACGAAATCCCGGCCACCGAACCAATATTGATGATCCGCGCCGGATTCGCTTCGGACCCGGCCTTGCGCAGCAGCGGCAGAAATTGCTGGATGCAGTTGAACACCGAGGTCACGTTGAGCTGCATGACCTTTTCCCAGCCCTTGACGGGGTAACTTTCCAGCGGCGCACCCCAAGTGGTGCCGGCGTTGTTCACCAGAATATCCAGCTGACCGATCTGCTCACTCAGGTGCGCAGCCAATTGCTGGACGCCTTCTTCATGGGCCAGGTTGGCAGCTACCGCGTGACAAACCCCGAAGGCACTCAGCTCAAAGGCAGTTTGCTGGCAGGCGTCGGCATCGCGGGCACACACGTACACAGTGGCGCCAGCCTCGACATAAGCCTTGGCGATCATTTTGCCGATACCACGGGTGCCGCCGGTCACCAGAGCGGTGCGGCCTTGCAGGGAAAAGTAGGGATGCATGGCGAGTCCTGAGAGCTGAGGGTCAATACACCCTAGTCGTCAGCCGCCAGAAGCGGAGCCACTATTTTTGCGAGGAATGAGGGTCTATACAGCCTTGAACTGCCACCGTCCTTGTAGGAGCGCAGCTTGCTGGCGAAGGCGTTTTCAAGATCGCCTTCGCCAGCAAGCTGTGCTCCTACAGGTTCGTGGGCGATTTACTGCGGGCGAACGCGCAGGGTCAGGCCCTTGAGGAAGTTGCGCAGCAACTGGTCGCCGCAGGTGCGGTAGTTGGTGTGGCCGAACTTGCGGAACAGCGCGCTCAGCTCAGGCTTGGACACCGGGAACTCGGCCGCCTTGAGGATCGCGTGCATGTCGTCCTCTTTCAGCTCGAAGGCCACACGCAGCTTCTTCAGGATGATGTTGTTGGTCACCGGCACTTCGATCGGCTGCGGCGGACGGCTTTCATCCTTGCCACGCTTGAAGATCACCAGGCCATCGAGGAAATGCGCCATGACCTCGTCCGGGCAGCGTACGAAGCCTTCCTCGTCTTCCTCTTTCTTGTCGAGGTACGTCAGCAGGTCTTCCATGGACACGTCCATGCCGCCGAGCTTGATGATCTCGATGACTTTCTTGTCGCTGATGTCGAGCATGTAGCGCACGCTGCGCAGTACGTCGTTATGAATCATGGTGTGCAATCCTGATATTCAGCAGTGGGCGCCGCATAAACAGCG
The Pseudomonas lini DNA segment above includes these coding regions:
- the tsaA gene encoding tRNA (N6-threonylcarbamoyladenosine(37)-N6)-methyltransferase TrmO — protein: MTYSVSPIGFVRSCFKEKFAIPRQPQLAPAARGVLELVAPFDQGDAVQGLEQVSHVWLLFLFHQALEEKPRLKVRPPRLGGNKSMGVFATRATHRPNGIGQSVVKLDKVEANRLWISGIDLLDGTPILDIKPYVPYADIIDTASNSIASAPPLLIPVQWTDSALQQAHDHAQRLDEPLVELIEQCLAQDPRPAYQIPAPEREYGAQFWDVDVRWHYPTPDLIRVLEVIPVSNT
- a CDS encoding SDR family oxidoreductase — encoded protein: MHPYFSLQGRTALVTGGTRGIGKMIAKAYVEAGATVYVCARDADACQQTAFELSAFGVCHAVAANLAHEEGVQQLAAHLSEQIGQLDILVNNAGTTWGAPLESYPVKGWEKVMQLNVTSVFNCIQQFLPLLRKAGSEANPARIINIGSVAGISSFGEQAYAYGPSKAALHQLSRILARELVSQHINVNVIAPGRFPSKMTQHIGNDEQALADDTALIPMKRWGREEEMAALAISMASTAGAYMTGNIIPLDGGFSL
- a CDS encoding diacylglycerol kinase yields the protein MSPFKGQTGLKRILNASGYSLDGLRAAFTGEAAFRQLVLLNVILIPLSFFLSVSRVEQALLIAVCLLALIVELLNSAVEAAIDRISLELHPLSKNAKDMGSAAQFVALSMIALVWAVILL
- the fpr gene encoding ferredoxin-NADP reductase → MSNMNHERVLSVHHWNDTLFSFKCTRDPGLRFENGQFVMIGLQQPNGRPLMRAYSIASPNWEEHLEFFSIKVPDGPLTSQLQHLKEGDEIIISKKPTGTLVLDDLKPGKHLYLLSTGTGLAPFMSVIQDPETYERFEKVILCHGVRYVNEVAYREFITEHLPQNEFFGEALRDKLIYYPTVTREPFENEGRLTDLMRSGKLFSDIGLPPINPQDDRAMLCGSPSMLDETSEVLNSFGLKVSPRMREPGDYLIERAFVEK
- a CDS encoding DUF1456 family protein, whose translation is MIHNDVLRSVRYMLDISDKKVIEIIKLGGMDVSMEDLLTYLDKKEEDEEGFVRCPDEVMAHFLDGLVIFKRGKDESRPPQPIEVPVTNNIILKKLRVAFELKEDDMHAILKAAEFPVSKPELSALFRKFGHTNYRTCGDQLLRNFLKGLTLRVRPQ
- the erdR gene encoding response regulator transcription factor ErdR, producing MATYEILIADDHPLFRSALHQALTLGLGPDVRLVEVASIAELETRLDEKADWDLVLLDLNMPGAYGFSGLVLLRGQYPQIPVVMVSAQEEASIMVKSREFGASGFIPKSSDLSVIQKAVRAVLDGDVFWPPQAFEAVSVSAEAKAASEGLASLTPQQFRVLTMVCEGLLNKQIAYELSVSEATIKAHVTAIFRKLNVRTRTQAALLLQQLESISSH
- a CDS encoding LysR family transcriptional regulator: MRFTLRQLQVFVAVAQQESVSRAALTLNLSQSAASTSITELERQCSCQLFDRAGKRLSLNALGKQLLPQAVALLDQAKEIEDLLNGKSGFGSLAVGATLTIGNYLATLLIGSFMQRHPESQVKLHVQNTANIVQQVAHYEIDLGLIEGDCSHPDIEVQSWVEDELVVFCAPQHPLAKRGIATMEELSHEAWILREQGSGTRLTFDQAMRHHRSALNIRLELEHTEAIKRAVESGLGIGCISRLALRDAFRRGSLVPVETPDLDLARQFYFIWHKQKYQTSAMREFLELCRAFTAGVQRSDEIVLPTIA